Within the Methanobacterium sp. BRmetb2 genome, the region TTAGAATTATCTGAAAAATTTAAAAAAGGGTCAATCACTGGTAAACCATTAGATGGTAAAAGTCTGGCCATGATCTTCGAGAAATCATCGACCAGGACACGAATATCTTTCGAAGTTGGCATGTACCAGTTAGGAGGAAAAGCACTTTATCTCTCAATTAACGACCTGCAAATTGGACGGGGCGAAATAATTTCAGATACAGCAAGGGCAATGAGTCGGTACGTAGACGGGGTCATGATCCGTGCCAAAGAACATGCTGATGTGCTAGAATTTTCACAATATTCTGAAGTACCGGTTATAAACGGATTAACAAACAGGGAACATCCTTGTCAGGCATTCGCAGATATTTTAACAATCTACGAAAATAAAAATACATTAAATATTCATTTAACATTTTTGGGAGATGGAAATAACGTTTGTAATTCCTTATTATTAGCTTCAGCAGTGTTTGGAATGGACATGACTGTTATATGTCCTCGGGGATATGAACCAGATAAAGAGATAATTGATTTATCATTAAAATATGCCGAAACCTCAGGTTCCAACATTAAAATAACTGAAAATATTGAAGCTATAAATGGTGCAGATGTAGTATATACTGATGTATGGGTGAGCATGGGTGATGAAAAGGAAGAATCTCAACGTTTAAAAGACCTTAAAGATTATCAGGTAAATCAAAATATAATGGAAAAAGCTGATCCCCAGGCAATTGTAATGCATTGTCTACCTGCGCTTAGAGGTCAGGAAATCACTGCAGAAGTTATTGACGGCCCACAATCAGTGGTGTGGGATCAGGCTGAAAACAGGTTACATGCTCAAAAAGCCATTCTATACAAGCTTTTAAAAGATTAATCTAAAATTTTTTTTAAAAGAAGTTTTATCTTAAATACTTTTTTTTATTACATGGATTCAGGAGCATCTATACCTAATAAATTTAGACAATTTTTAATAGTTATCCTTGTTTTATCAACCAATACTAATCGA harbors:
- the argF gene encoding ornithine carbamoyltransferase produces the protein MKHLLSFSDAKNQANEILELSEKFKKGSITGKPLDGKSLAMIFEKSSTRTRISFEVGMYQLGGKALYLSINDLQIGRGEIISDTARAMSRYVDGVMIRAKEHADVLEFSQYSEVPVINGLTNREHPCQAFADILTIYENKNTLNIHLTFLGDGNNVCNSLLLASAVFGMDMTVICPRGYEPDKEIIDLSLKYAETSGSNIKITENIEAINGADVVYTDVWVSMGDEKEESQRLKDLKDYQVNQNIMEKADPQAIVMHCLPALRGQEITAEVIDGPQSVVWDQAENRLHAQKAILYKLLKD